The following are from one region of the Chloroflexota bacterium genome:
- a CDS encoding sulfite exporter TauE/SafE family protein: protein MSFTWWSVALLMGAGVLGGFINTIAGGGSMITVPALMLLGMPADHANATNRVGILQQSLTGVRGFNEAGKLERGSILPMLLPTVSGAVLGALSTTWLPPDILKPALLGAMILIALVMLALPDVIAPPEGTRTYSLRERPLGFAMLFGAGLYGGFVQAGVGFILIAALAAGMRYDLVRTNALKVVCTAMFSVAALAVFILTGRVEWISGIILAVGMTIGASASVRFALNVEQRVIKWALFVMVCLTSASVLVFT, encoded by the coding sequence ATATCGTTTACTTGGTGGAGTGTGGCGCTGCTGATGGGTGCCGGAGTTCTGGGCGGGTTCATAAATACGATTGCGGGCGGCGGGTCGATGATAACGGTACCGGCGCTGATGTTGCTGGGCATGCCGGCAGACCATGCGAACGCCACTAACAGAGTGGGTATTCTTCAACAGTCGCTGACGGGAGTGCGAGGCTTCAACGAGGCGGGGAAGCTTGAGCGTGGCTCGATTCTGCCAATGCTGCTGCCCACAGTGTCGGGCGCGGTTCTGGGCGCGCTGTCCACGACCTGGCTGCCGCCGGATATTCTGAAGCCGGCTCTTCTGGGGGCGATGATATTGATTGCGCTGGTGATGCTGGCGCTTCCGGATGTTATCGCGCCGCCGGAGGGAACTAGGACATACAGCCTGCGGGAGCGTCCGCTTGGATTTGCGATGCTATTCGGCGCGGGGTTATACGGCGGGTTCGTGCAGGCGGGGGTGGGCTTCATTCTCATCGCGGCGCTGGCGGCGGGGATGCGGTACGACCTGGTGCGGACGAACGCGCTGAAAGTTGTGTGCACGGCGATGTTCAGTGTTGCGGCGCTGGCGGTGTTCATACTTACGGGCAGAGTGGAGTGGATTTCGGGCATCATCTTGGCGGTGGGGATGACGATAGGGGCGTCAGCGAGCGTAAGGTTCGCGCTGAATGTGGAACAGCGGGTTATCAAGTGGGCGCTGTTTGTGATGGTGTGCCTAACGAGCGCGTCAGTATTGGTGTTCACATGA
- a CDS encoding fumarylacetoacetate hydrolase family protein, translated as MTKYARYEHGGGVSYGIVEGDDVHEISAAPYEDYERTGNSAALSDVRLLAPVMPGKIIAIGRNYVSHLAHSASLVGGDIDLPKVPEPFFKTPSSVVGPNDPIVLPREVSEEGVLVEEEAELTLVIGKRCRRATRENALDFVLGVTCGNDVSARNWQRGDLSWWRAKSSDTFSPIGPYVVTGLDPDNLLLTGRVNGEVIQQSNTDELAHDCRRIIEFVSSVLTLEPGDVIMTGTPGEPGEIKRGDVVEVELEGVGVLSNPVVAEE; from the coding sequence ATGACGAAGTATGCGCGATACGAACATGGCGGCGGCGTCTCGTATGGGATAGTCGAAGGCGACGATGTGCACGAGATTTCCGCTGCGCCGTATGAAGATTACGAGCGGACCGGCAACTCGGCGGCGCTGTCGGATGTGCGGCTGCTCGCGCCGGTGATGCCGGGCAAGATAATCGCAATCGGACGGAACTATGTCAGCCATCTGGCGCACTCGGCGTCGCTAGTGGGCGGCGACATCGACCTGCCGAAAGTGCCGGAGCCGTTCTTCAAGACGCCGTCGTCGGTGGTCGGTCCGAACGACCCCATCGTGCTGCCGCGCGAGGTGAGCGAAGAGGGCGTGCTGGTAGAGGAGGAGGCGGAGCTGACTCTGGTTATCGGCAAGCGGTGCCGCCGCGCCACGCGGGAGAACGCGCTGGACTTTGTTCTGGGCGTAACTTGCGGCAACGATGTGAGCGCGCGCAACTGGCAGCGCGGCGACCTGTCGTGGTGGCGTGCGAAGTCGTCCGACACATTCAGCCCGATAGGCCCGTATGTCGTAACCGGTCTGGATCCGGACAACCTGCTGCTGACGGGGCGCGTCAACGGCGAAGTGATACAGCAGTCGAACACCGATGAATTGGCGCACGACTGCCGCCGCATCATCGAGTTCGTCAGCAGCGTGCTAACGCTTGAGCCGGGCGATGTGATAATGACGGGAACGCCGGGTGAGCCGGGCGAAATCAAGCGCGGCGATGTGGTCGAGGTCGAACTAGAAGGCGTAGGCGTGCTAAGCAACCCCGTAGTGGCAGAGGAATAG
- a CDS encoding mandelate racemase/muconate lactonizing enzyme family protein, whose protein sequence is MRITSIEGFNLSSPLERPFGWSNGWIPARVVDLVKIETDEGITGWGEGYVGAGGGFVKQHFGDVLIGADPRNRNLLWQHMFARVYNGNNAGGFGGSAISAVDIALWDIAGKAAGLSVSDLLGGRIRDRVAVYATGLYYTEGEFPTRLLDEAAMYVELGFKGMKTKVGGLPIAEDVRRVAAIRDVIGDDIRLMVDANQAYPAAAAIRIGRQLEGLDITWFEEPVNAKDVDAYLQVKSAISMPVAGGENLRTRYEFKDFFARRAYDIAQPDVVNAGGITEMRNIAMSANANGILVNPHVWGSPVMIAASLHLAATIPPCPPAYDPRPYEQEPVMEFDRTPSGIREGITAEPFDQQDGYLAVPTGAGLGIEIDEDAVRRLASG, encoded by the coding sequence ATGCGCATCACAAGTATCGAAGGCTTTAATCTGTCGTCGCCGTTGGAGCGACCGTTCGGCTGGTCGAATGGCTGGATTCCGGCGCGCGTGGTCGATCTGGTCAAAATCGAGACAGACGAGGGCATAACAGGTTGGGGCGAGGGATATGTCGGTGCGGGTGGGGGATTCGTCAAGCAGCACTTTGGCGATGTGCTTATCGGCGCGGACCCGCGAAATCGCAATTTGCTCTGGCAGCATATGTTCGCGCGCGTGTACAACGGTAACAACGCCGGCGGCTTCGGCGGCAGCGCGATAAGCGCGGTGGACATCGCGCTTTGGGACATAGCAGGCAAGGCGGCGGGATTGTCCGTGTCCGACCTGCTCGGCGGGCGCATCCGCGACAGGGTAGCCGTCTATGCTACCGGACTGTACTACACCGAAGGCGAGTTCCCGACGCGCTTGCTCGACGAAGCCGCGATGTATGTGGAACTCGGATTCAAAGGCATGAAGACAAAGGTCGGCGGATTGCCCATCGCGGAGGATGTGCGGCGTGTCGCAGCCATCCGCGATGTCATCGGCGACGATATTCGCCTGATGGTTGACGCCAACCAAGCATATCCGGCAGCGGCGGCGATACGCATCGGCAGGCAGCTCGAAGGCTTAGACATCACCTGGTTCGAGGAGCCGGTCAACGCCAAGGATGTTGACGCCTATTTGCAGGTCAAGTCAGCCATATCCATGCCGGTGGCAGGCGGCGAAAACCTGCGTACGCGCTACGAGTTCAAGGACTTCTTCGCTCGGCGCGCATACGACATAGCGCAGCCCGATGTGGTGAACGCAGGCGGCATCACCGAGATGCGCAACATCGCCATGAGCGCCAACGCGAACGGCATCCTCGTCAACCCGCATGTATGGGGATCGCCGGTGATGATTGCCGCAAGCCTGCACCTAGCCGCCACGATACCGCCATGCCCGCCCGCCTACGACCCGCGCCCATACGAACAAGAGCCGGTGATGGAGTTCGACCGCACACCAAGCGGCATCCGCGAAGGCATCACCGCCGAACCATTCGACCAGCAAGACGGCTACCTCGCCGTGCCGACCGGAGCTGGGCTGGGCATTGAGATAGACGAAGACGCGGTGCGTAGGTTGGCTTCGGGGTAA
- a CDS encoding cytochrome c biogenesis protein CcdA: MYETTASSDTQQAGSFARRVLLPIAAAAIALGIAIIGALIVRGDSDIDAINFFVESLSGGAARQVGGLGSLAGFGFAFGAGLAAAFNPCGFAMLPAYMGLYLGVGNEEETSFVGQIFKALLIGITVTVGFILLFAAAGAVIGLGARSVVGSVLPWIGLTVGVLLTIAGAWLLGGGKLYTALAQQTAEKFGNPGQANIRGYFIFGLAYGLASLSCTLPIFLAVIGSSFATSSIWGAFAQFILYAVGMGSVILTLTLGMSLFKGAMVGGMRKVMRYVEPVGTWLMLIAGTYIVFYWLTIGNVLK; this comes from the coding sequence ATGTACGAGACGACAGCATCCTCCGACACACAGCAAGCGGGCAGTTTTGCGCGCAGGGTCTTGCTGCCGATTGCGGCAGCGGCGATTGCGCTTGGAATCGCGATCATCGGCGCGCTCATCGTGCGCGGCGACAGCGACATCGACGCCATCAACTTCTTCGTGGAATCGCTGTCCGGCGGCGCGGCGCGGCAAGTTGGCGGCTTGGGGTCGCTGGCAGGCTTCGGTTTCGCGTTCGGCGCGGGCTTGGCGGCAGCCTTCAACCCGTGCGGATTCGCAATGCTGCCCGCCTACATGGGCTTGTACCTAGGCGTTGGCAACGAAGAGGAAACATCGTTCGTGGGGCAGATATTCAAGGCACTGCTCATCGGCATAACCGTAACGGTCGGGTTCATACTGCTGTTTGCGGCGGCTGGCGCGGTCATCGGGCTTGGCGCGCGCTCGGTGGTCGGCAGCGTACTGCCTTGGATAGGGCTGACAGTCGGCGTGCTGCTGACGATAGCGGGCGCGTGGCTGCTAGGCGGCGGCAAGCTCTACACCGCCCTGGCGCAGCAGACGGCGGAGAAGTTCGGCAATCCCGGACAGGCGAACATACGCGGCTACTTCATTTTCGGCTTGGCGTACGGACTGGCTTCGCTGAGCTGCACGCTGCCGATATTCCTCGCCGTCATCGGCTCGTCGTTCGCGACATCGAGCATCTGGGGAGCATTCGCGCAGTTCATACTTTACGCCGTCGGCATGGGATCGGTGATACTCACACTCACGCTGGGGATGTCACTATTCAAGGGCGCGATGGTCGGCGGAATGCGTAAAGTAATGCGCTATGTCGAGCCGGTTGGCACATGGCTGATGCTAATCGCCGGCACCTACATCGTCTTCTACTGGTTGACGATAGGCAATGTGTTGAAGTAG
- a CDS encoding ABC transporter ATP-binding protein: MATANNHDSQPDSAQLAIDVRGLGKSYGRTPVLRDLNLQVPWGQTLTVLGPNGSGKTTLIKTLAMLAKPDAGEVCIAGLSTRRDGVRVRRVIGVVTHEPLLYDGLTGAENLRFFARMFALDRIDQRIHTVAAQMGVVERLDARIGTLSHGMRRRFSIARALLHSPRLLIMDEPESGLDQQALGLLEALVTDRSNPTRTILMTTHNLERGIALADRVAILSHGRIAYDGAPDADATKAAYRKQAQSYAQEHSAETREKARDR, encoded by the coding sequence ATGGCAACCGCCAATAACCACGACTCGCAACCTGACAGCGCACAACTAGCCATCGATGTGCGCGGGCTTGGCAAGTCCTATGGACGCACGCCTGTGCTGCGCGACCTTAACTTGCAAGTCCCGTGGGGGCAGACGCTGACCGTGCTGGGCCCCAACGGCTCCGGCAAGACTACGCTCATCAAGACGCTTGCGATGCTTGCCAAGCCGGACGCCGGTGAAGTTTGCATCGCGGGCTTGTCCACGCGCAGGGATGGTGTTCGCGTGCGCCGCGTAATTGGCGTCGTTACGCACGAACCGCTGCTGTACGACGGCTTGACCGGCGCGGAAAACCTGCGCTTTTTCGCCAGAATGTTCGCGCTCGACCGCATCGATCAGCGTATCCACACGGTCGCGGCGCAAATGGGTGTCGTGGAGCGGCTGGATGCGCGAATCGGCACGCTGTCGCACGGTATGCGCCGCCGATTTAGCATAGCCCGAGCGCTGCTGCACTCGCCGCGCTTGCTGATTATGGACGAACCCGAAAGCGGACTCGACCAGCAGGCGCTAGGCTTGTTAGAAGCGCTCGTAACCGACAGGTCGAACCCAACGCGCACGATTTTGATGACCACGCACAACCTTGAACGCGGCATCGCGCTCGCCGACCGCGTGGCGATCCTGTCGCACGGCAGAATCGCATACGACGGCGCGCCGGACGCCGACGCTACCAAAGCCGCATATCGCAAGCAAGCGCAATCCTACGCCCAAGAGCATAGCGCTGAAACGCGCGAAAAGGCGCGAGACCGATGA
- a CDS encoding 4Fe-4S dicluster domain-containing protein, with the protein MADAQWGMVVDIDKCTGCQACVVACQSENNVPINEEAHFNQRRAIEWIRVERYWEGEFPDVKARFIPLFCQQCGDAPCEPVCPVYATYHNSEGLNVQVYNRCIGTRFCANNCPYQVRFFNFWEPEWPETLKNQLNPDVTVRSRGIMEKCTFCVQRIRRSSREADKEGVELQDGDRALNPACVNACPTEALMFGDLNNPESKVAKKAAKELRETTPARKGGRGYELMDEFGTHPNVVYLKKYDKDAGEAH; encoded by the coding sequence ATGGCGGATGCACAGTGGGGCATGGTGGTTGACATAGACAAGTGCACGGGCTGTCAAGCCTGCGTTGTCGCCTGCCAGTCCGAGAATAATGTGCCGATAAACGAAGAAGCGCACTTCAACCAGCGCCGCGCCATCGAGTGGATTCGCGTGGAGCGGTACTGGGAGGGCGAGTTCCCGGATGTTAAGGCGCGGTTCATTCCGCTGTTCTGCCAGCAGTGCGGCGATGCGCCGTGCGAGCCGGTATGCCCGGTGTACGCGACATACCACAACAGCGAAGGGCTGAATGTGCAGGTGTATAACCGCTGCATCGGAACGCGGTTCTGCGCGAACAACTGCCCGTATCAGGTGCGGTTCTTCAACTTCTGGGAGCCTGAATGGCCCGAAACGTTGAAAAACCAGCTCAACCCGGATGTCACGGTTCGCAGCCGGGGCATCATGGAGAAGTGCACATTCTGCGTACAGCGCATCCGGCGCAGCTCGCGCGAGGCGGACAAGGAAGGCGTGGAGTTGCAGGACGGCGACAGAGCGCTCAATCCGGCGTGTGTGAATGCCTGCCCAACCGAGGCGCTGATGTTCGGCGACCTGAACAACCCTGAGTCGAAGGTTGCGAAGAAAGCGGCGAAGGAACTGCGCGAGACGACACCCGCGCGCAAGGGCGGTCGCGGCTACGAGTTGATGGACGAATTCGGGACGCACCCGAATGTCGTATATCTGAAGAAGTATGACAAGGACGCCGGGGAAGCGCATTAG
- a CDS encoding molybdopterin oxidoreductase: MQELIYKNQREVNRDLLEGVLGMPKWWWGVVGFLLLVIIIGLTAYAYEVNKGMGVAGLSRPVLWGFYITNFVFWIGISHAGIMISAILRLTQAEWRRPVTRAAEVMTLFSLIAALSNIMFHVGRPWRLFWVYPYDFSRGIFMNVRSPFVWDPSAVMTYLIGSSLFVFVALIPDLAVVRDRATGKYAPKIYAMLCLGWRGTPRQWRMQAIAGILLSALVLPVFVSVHSIVSWDFAVAIAVEGWHSTIFAPYFIIGAIHSGVSAVAMIMALIVWMWKVEDYIRPDHFDAIGRLLIVVAVTWFFFFFVEWVFALYTLEAPDIALRELQVFGFDNPYSWLFLTFLLTAFFIPVPMWLFKGVRRSAKWMFFTTVLVNIGMWLERFLIIIPGLSRRTHLTFDWGTYHPSIIEILIVAETFAFVALGMVLFAKVFPLIPLFDVKEGMIFRDEIKIGRRTVPASIRETP; encoded by the coding sequence ATGCAAGAGTTAATTTACAAGAATCAAAGGGAAGTGAACCGCGACCTGCTCGAAGGCGTTCTCGGAATGCCAAAGTGGTGGTGGGGCGTGGTCGGCTTCCTGCTGCTGGTCATTATTATCGGGCTGACGGCGTATGCCTACGAAGTCAACAAAGGCATGGGCGTCGCCGGACTGAGTCGCCCTGTGCTTTGGGGCTTTTATATCACCAACTTCGTGTTCTGGATCGGCATTAGCCACGCAGGCATTATGATTTCCGCCATCCTGCGCCTCACTCAGGCGGAATGGCGACGCCCCGTTACGCGCGCGGCTGAGGTTATGACGCTGTTCTCACTCATCGCCGCGCTGTCCAACATTATGTTCCATGTGGGGCGTCCGTGGCGCTTGTTCTGGGTGTATCCCTATGACTTCTCACGCGGCATATTCATGAATGTGCGCTCGCCGTTCGTCTGGGATCCGAGCGCGGTTATGACATACCTCATCGGCAGTTCGCTGTTCGTCTTCGTTGCGCTGATACCCGACCTCGCGGTCGTGCGAGACAGGGCGACCGGCAAATACGCGCCGAAGATATATGCAATGCTGTGCCTGGGTTGGCGTGGCACGCCGCGTCAGTGGCGCATGCAGGCGATAGCAGGCATTCTGCTGTCCGCGCTTGTATTGCCCGTGTTCGTATCGGTGCACAGCATCGTCTCGTGGGACTTCGCGGTAGCCATCGCCGTGGAAGGCTGGCACTCCACGATATTCGCGCCATACTTCATCATTGGCGCAATTCACTCCGGAGTATCCGCGGTCGCCATGATAATGGCGCTCATCGTCTGGATGTGGAAGGTCGAAGACTATATTCGACCTGACCACTTCGACGCCATCGGCAGGCTGCTCATCGTGGTAGCGGTAACATGGTTCTTCTTCTTCTTCGTAGAGTGGGTGTTCGCGCTCTATACGCTGGAAGCGCCTGACATCGCCCTGCGCGAGTTGCAAGTGTTCGGGTTCGATAACCCGTATTCGTGGCTGTTCCTGACATTCCTGCTGACGGCGTTCTTCATACCCGTGCCGATGTGGTTATTCAAGGGCGTGCGGCGCAGCGCGAAGTGGATGTTCTTCACCACCGTGCTGGTGAACATCGGCATGTGGCTGGAGCGCTTCCTGATTATCATCCCCGGCCTGTCGCGGCGCACGCATCTGACATTTGACTGGGGCACATACCACCCAAGCATCATCGAGATTCTCATTGTCGCGGAGACATTCGCATTCGTGGCGCTGGGCATGGTGCTATTCGCCAAGGTATTTCCGCTGATACCGTTGTTCGATGTGAAAGAAGGCATGATATTCCGCGACGAAATAAAGATCGGGCGAAGAACCGTGCCGGCGAGCATCAGGGAAACGCCGTAG
- a CDS encoding DUF3341 domain-containing protein, whose protein sequence is MANRSVLGLFPEEQVDTAADAMDALAAAGYTDSEYEVLTGTPYPEGTFGEAEPVHKLFRWPLMGAACGFIVGLLVTAGSQLAYPLVTGGKPVLSIPPMAIIMYEGTMLGAIIFAVIGIIVESRLPRLFMGAYDTRITEGYIGVTVTADESRMEDAEKVLRDSGAEDIKRGWESN, encoded by the coding sequence ATGGCAAATAGAAGCGTGTTGGGGCTGTTCCCGGAAGAGCAGGTTGACACGGCTGCGGACGCGATGGATGCGTTGGCAGCGGCGGGCTACACGGACAGCGAGTACGAAGTTCTGACCGGGACACCGTATCCTGAGGGCACATTCGGCGAGGCAGAACCTGTACACAAGCTGTTCCGCTGGCCATTGATGGGCGCGGCATGCGGCTTCATCGTGGGCTTGCTGGTTACGGCCGGTTCGCAGCTTGCGTATCCGCTGGTTACGGGCGGTAAGCCTGTGCTGTCCATACCGCCGATGGCAATCATCATGTACGAAGGCACGATGCTGGGCGCGATTATCTTCGCGGTCATAGGCATCATCGTCGAGTCGCGGCTACCGCGTCTGTTCATGGGCGCATACGACACCCGCATCACCGAGGGATACATCGGCGTAACCGTGACGGCAGACGAGAGCCGTATGGAGGATGCGGAGAAGGTGCTGCGCGACTCGGGCGCAGAGGACATTAAGCGCGGTTGGGAGAGCAACTAG
- a CDS encoding molecular chaperone: MKHGILGVITLGVLAVLALALTFVISAWLGRPVVFGYSEGPDQPIAFPHTTHVEDLGMDCTFCHRNVTEGAAATIPSAGLCLTCHEVVGDDLPEVEKLREMVSEDGRPIDWVRVHRVPDHVHFVHEAHIRFFSERDNIEETAVCATCHGDVGSMEKVEQVRDLKMGDCVNCHRDNGAPTDCTTCHY, translated from the coding sequence ATCAAGCATGGCATCCTGGGCGTCATCACATTGGGCGTTCTTGCCGTTCTCGCGTTGGCTTTGACATTTGTCATATCGGCGTGGCTGGGCAGGCCGGTAGTGTTCGGATACTCCGAGGGACCTGATCAGCCCATCGCGTTCCCGCACACCACGCATGTCGAAGACCTTGGCATGGACTGTACTTTCTGTCACCGCAATGTGACCGAGGGCGCCGCCGCCACGATTCCTTCCGCCGGGCTATGCCTGACATGCCACGAAGTCGTGGGCGACGACTTGCCCGAAGTCGAGAAGCTGCGCGAGATGGTGTCCGAGGACGGACGCCCGATCGACTGGGTGCGTGTCCACCGCGTCCCGGACCATGTGCATTTCGTACACGAAGCGCATATTCGCTTCTTCTCCGAGCGTGACAATATAGAGGAAACCGCGGTGTGCGCGACATGCCACGGAGATGTTGGTTCTATGGAAAAGGTTGAGCAGGTGCGCGACCTGAAGATGGGCGACTGCGTAAATTGCCACCGCGACAACGGCGCGCCCACAGACTGCACGACCTGTCACTATTAA
- a CDS encoding ABC transporter permease subunit, giving the protein MLAIFAILWKDVVLELRTKDIVVSALVFALLVIVVFNFAITPTPQTVAFVAPGILWTAFTFGGVLGLNRSIALERESGGMHALMLAPVSRDLIFFGKMLGSLLFMLLVEVIVFPVFAVLYNFSLLLPGLIPVAALATVAIATIGTLFSAIAANTRSREVMLPLLFFPVVVPAVIAAVEASTAVIQGGSPFDRWLPFLLAFDALFLVACPFAFHLIVEE; this is encoded by the coding sequence ATGCTGGCGATATTCGCTATCCTGTGGAAGGATGTGGTGCTGGAACTACGCACGAAGGACATCGTGGTGAGCGCGCTGGTGTTCGCGCTGCTGGTCATCGTCGTGTTCAACTTCGCCATCACGCCCACGCCGCAGACGGTCGCCTTCGTGGCGCCGGGCATACTATGGACCGCGTTCACATTTGGCGGCGTGCTGGGACTAAACCGCTCCATTGCGCTGGAACGCGAGAGCGGCGGCATGCACGCGCTGATGCTCGCACCCGTCAGTCGCGACTTGATTTTCTTCGGCAAGATGCTGGGCAGCCTGCTGTTCATGCTGCTGGTGGAAGTTATCGTCTTCCCCGTATTCGCGGTTCTGTACAACTTCTCGCTGCTGCTGCCGGGTCTGATACCGGTCGCCGCGCTCGCCACCGTAGCGATAGCGACCATCGGCACTCTGTTCTCGGCGATAGCGGCGAACACGCGCTCCCGCGAAGTGATGCTGCCGCTGCTGTTCTTCCCGGTCGTCGTGCCGGCAGTCATCGCGGCGGTCGAAGCATCGACGGCGGTCATACAAGGCGGCAGCCCGTTCGACAGGTGGCTGCCTTTCCTGCTCGCCTTCGACGCGCTGTTCCTCGTCGCATGCCCGTTTGCGTTTCACCTCATCGTTGAAGAGTAG
- a CDS encoding molybdopterin-dependent oxidoreductase codes for MALTRRQFLTLAGGSAAGAILFQACGVPEDELLVQAPVEMPEDLVTGRDNWYATICRQSGASEGIVVRVMEGRAKKIEGNVDYPVNRGAHSARSEAGLQALYHPDRIRGPMVRSGDRGAKQFREISWEDAVSRLTLQLQNISDAGQQSSVVLATDPINSHLALVVDTFASAYGARRMTYEPLERTTVGTAMKQVFGQDTMPDLDLAHAGAILSFGADFLNTWGSPVRYGRGYGEFRDDEHERGTFIQVDSRFSMSAANADTWVYVKPGMEGVLALSIAQSIIAQGLADEDAAAALTSAIDINAYSPDAVAASTGVSAEKIQQVAHDFAEHRPAIAFGGGSAAAHTNGFFNMAAIYSLNYLVGSVNHEGGIVFNPGAAIDGVPAAKSGTPFSEWHRLADEMSRGEIQMLMVRGADPVYGLPDAVGFENALYDVPFIVSFSDMMDDTTAIADLVLPQHNYLEDWGSDVPDPAPGYQVVGFQQPVVRPFFEARGEQLGTRNFADVLIATAQGLELDLGLPGETYRDILQDGAMKLWQSGSGSVRAASFYAFWNGVLQRGGWWDTSATSNDSAPTPAPLAAPTEPSFTAGEFHLIPFETTGLGDGRGAALPWMQATPDPISTAVWRTWVEINHKVAEERDISEGDVISLSSDYGRIEALAYPSPAVPPDTVCVPAGGGHASGGRYSERRGSNVYSILAPNIDGETGALAWASTKVNIAKTGEWIRLPKFENTVPDFPRDEHHHIIQLTPIDGSHGDTH; via the coding sequence ATGGCTCTAACGCGAAGACAATTCCTGACTCTAGCCGGTGGTTCGGCGGCGGGCGCTATCCTGTTTCAGGCGTGCGGTGTGCCGGAAGACGAACTACTGGTGCAGGCGCCGGTGGAAATGCCGGAAGACCTCGTTACCGGGCGCGACAATTGGTATGCAACGATATGTCGCCAATCCGGGGCGAGCGAAGGCATCGTCGTGCGCGTGATGGAGGGGCGCGCGAAGAAGATCGAAGGGAATGTCGATTATCCGGTAAACCGCGGAGCACACAGCGCGCGCAGCGAAGCCGGCTTACAGGCGCTGTATCATCCGGACAGAATCCGCGGTCCTATGGTGCGCTCCGGCGATCGCGGCGCAAAGCAGTTCCGCGAAATCAGCTGGGAAGACGCCGTCAGCCGCCTGACGCTGCAATTGCAGAACATCAGCGACGCAGGGCAGCAGTCCTCCGTCGTGCTCGCTACCGATCCGATAAACTCGCACCTGGCGTTGGTCGTGGATACATTCGCATCGGCGTACGGCGCGCGGCGTATGACATACGAACCGCTAGAGCGCACGACTGTCGGCACGGCAATGAAGCAAGTCTTCGGGCAGGACACTATGCCTGATCTTGACCTGGCGCATGCCGGCGCAATTCTGTCGTTCGGCGCGGACTTCCTTAACACTTGGGGATCGCCGGTGCGCTACGGTCGCGGCTACGGCGAGTTCCGCGACGACGAGCACGAACGCGGCACATTCATTCAGGTCGATTCGCGCTTTTCTATGAGCGCGGCGAACGCGGACACATGGGTGTATGTCAAACCCGGCATGGAAGGTGTGCTCGCGTTGAGCATCGCGCAGTCCATCATCGCGCAAGGGCTTGCGGACGAAGACGCCGCAGCCGCGCTGACATCGGCTATCGACATAAACGCGTACTCGCCGGACGCTGTGGCGGCAAGCACGGGCGTCAGCGCCGAGAAGATACAGCAGGTTGCGCACGACTTCGCAGAGCACCGCCCGGCAATAGCGTTTGGCGGCGGCTCGGCGGCGGCGCACACAAACGGCTTCTTCAACATGGCGGCGATATACTCGCTGAACTACCTAGTGGGCAGCGTGAACCACGAAGGCGGCATCGTATTCAATCCCGGCGCGGCGATAGACGGTGTTCCTGCGGCGAAGAGCGGCACGCCGTTCTCCGAGTGGCATCGCCTCGCGGACGAGATGTCACGCGGCGAGATACAGATGCTGATGGTGCGTGGCGCAGACCCGGTTTATGGGCTGCCGGACGCTGTCGGATTCGAGAACGCCTTGTACGATGTTCCGTTCATCGTGAGCTTCTCAGATATGATGGACGACACGACAGCCATCGCCGACCTGGTGCTGCCGCAGCACAACTATCTCGAAGACTGGGGCAGCGATGTCCCGGATCCGGCTCCCGGCTACCAAGTCGTCGGATTTCAGCAGCCTGTCGTCAGGCCGTTCTTCGAGGCCCGCGGCGAACAGCTCGGCACACGTAACTTTGCGGATGTACTGATTGCGACCGCGCAGGGACTCGAACTCGATCTTGGGCTACCGGGCGAGACATACCGCGACATACTGCAAGACGGCGCGATGAAGCTCTGGCAATCCGGCAGCGGATCGGTGAGAGCGGCGAGCTTCTACGCATTCTGGAACGGCGTGCTTCAGCGCGGCGGCTGGTGGGACACATCGGCAACCTCGAACGACAGCGCGCCCACACCTGCGCCTTTGGCAGCGCCAACCGAGCCATCGTTCACGGCGGGCGAGTTCCACCTCATCCCGTTCGAGACGACGGGGCTTGGAGACGGGCGCGGCGCGGCGCTGCCCTGGATGCAGGCAACGCCCGACCCGATTTCGACCGCGGTCTGGCGCACTTGGGTTGAGATAAACCACAAAGTCGCCGAAGAGCGCGACATCAGCGAGGGAGATGTCATCAGCCTGTCGTCGGATTACGGACGCATCGAGGCGCTGGCGTATCCGAGCCCGGCTGTGCCGCCGGATACGGTCTGCGTACCGGCAGGCGGCGGGCATGCCTCGGGTGGCCGCTACTCAGAACGGCGCGGCTCGAATGTGTATTCGATACTCGCGCCGAACATAGACGGCGAGACCGGCGCGCTCGCATGGGCGTCCACGAAGGTGAACATCGCGAAGACGGGCGAGTGGATTCGCCTGCCGAAGTTCGAGAACACGGTGCCGGACTTCCCGCGAGACGAACACCATCACATCATCCAGTTGACGCCGATAGACGGCTCTCACGGTGATACGCACTAG